In Saccharicrinis fermentans DSM 9555 = JCM 21142, a genomic segment contains:
- a CDS encoding N-acetylmuramoyl-L-alanine amidase family protein — protein MKLLTIAVFTILFWTCVEGVKAQSTGKLKKVVIDAGHGGKDPGAHGKYSKEKDIVLAVALKLGNYIEKYLPEVDVVYTRKTDVFIPLNERAAIANKSDADLFISIHANYISNPKITGTETFALGLHRTDDNLEVAKKENSVIVLEDDYTTTYEDFDPSLAESYIIFELYQNIYLDQSLELARLVQEQFSKRVGRRNRGVKQAGFLVLRETAMPGVLVELGFLSNSNEEKYLSSNEGQALLASGIFRAFRAYKEQFDAKNNLDMPAEKMVAEEKSSEIVYRIQVASSKKKIKQGTSIYRKFDDVFEYQDGNMYKYAIGKASSFDEIRKINAEVKKKIKDCFVIAFEDGKRIPLSEARKKSKE, from the coding sequence ATGAAGTTATTGACAATTGCCGTATTTACTATATTATTTTGGACCTGTGTGGAAGGAGTGAAGGCACAATCAACCGGAAAGCTGAAAAAAGTTGTGATTGATGCTGGTCATGGAGGAAAGGACCCGGGAGCGCATGGTAAGTATTCGAAAGAAAAAGATATTGTATTGGCCGTTGCGTTGAAGCTAGGCAATTATATCGAGAAGTATTTACCTGAAGTGGATGTGGTTTATACGCGTAAAACAGATGTGTTTATACCCTTGAACGAAAGAGCGGCCATTGCTAACAAATCAGACGCCGACTTATTTATTTCTATACACGCGAACTATATTAGTAATCCTAAGATTACAGGTACAGAGACTTTTGCTTTAGGCTTACATAGGACAGATGATAACCTGGAGGTTGCCAAAAAAGAAAACTCGGTGATTGTTTTGGAAGATGACTATACTACAACCTACGAAGATTTTGACCCTAGTCTGGCCGAATCATACATTATATTTGAGTTATATCAGAATATCTACCTTGATCAGAGTTTGGAACTGGCTCGATTGGTACAAGAGCAATTTAGTAAAAGAGTGGGCCGGAGAAATAGAGGTGTTAAGCAAGCTGGTTTTCTGGTTTTGCGTGAGACGGCTATGCCCGGTGTTCTGGTAGAATTAGGTTTTTTGAGTAACTCCAACGAGGAAAAGTATTTGTCGTCTAATGAAGGTCAAGCCTTATTGGCTTCTGGAATTTTTCGTGCCTTTAGAGCTTATAAGGAACAATTCGATGCCAAGAATAATCTGGATATGCCCGCCGAGAAGATGGTTGCTGAGGAAAAATCATCAGAAATTGTATATCGAATACAAGTGGCGTCTAGCAAAAAGAAGATTAAACAAGGGACCTCTATTTATAGGAAATTTGATGATGTGTTTGAGTACCAGGATGGAAATATGTATAAGTATGCCATTGGTAAAGCAAGTAGTTTTGATGAGATACGTAAAATAAATGCCGAAGTAAAAAAGAAAATTAAAGATTGCTTTGTAATTGCTTTTGAAGATGGAAAACGTATCCCTCTCTCGGAAGCACGAAAAAAATCAAAGGAATAA
- a CDS encoding RidA family protein yields the protein MKKIINTENAPAAIGPYSQAVEVNGMLYISGQVPINPSTGKVEAEDITAQTEQVMRNIDAILTQAGYSFSDVIKSTCLLADMDDFKAMNEVYGRYYKENPPARAAFAVKALPLGVKVEIETIAAK from the coding sequence ATGAAAAAAATTATCAACACAGAAAACGCACCTGCTGCCATTGGACCATACAGTCAAGCTGTTGAAGTAAATGGAATGTTGTATATATCCGGACAAGTCCCCATTAATCCCTCAACAGGAAAAGTTGAAGCGGAGGATATAACAGCACAAACTGAGCAAGTGATGCGTAATATCGACGCCATTTTAACGCAAGCAGGATATTCTTTTTCGGATGTCATTAAGTCAACTTGTTTATTGGCAGACATGGATGATTTTAAAGCAATGAACGAGGTCTATGGAAGATACTACAAAGAAAATCCTCCAGCCCGGGCAGCTTTTGCAGTCAAAGCACTCCCCCTCGGTGTAAAAGTAGAAATCGAAACCATTGCAGCTAAATAA
- a CDS encoding biotin/lipoyl-containing protein produces the protein MSKKLLIRDLTLRDGQQSLFATRMRQEQIDRVLPFYKDANFYAMEVWGGAVPDSVMRYLNENPWTRLQSIKKAVGDVSKLTALSRGRNLFGYTPYTNDIIDGFCKNAISSGLGIMRIFDALNDINNVKSTIKYVKEHGGIADCAVCYTIDPDYKTASTSQDEKSLPKPVFTDEYFVNKAKELEKLGADMITIKDMSGLIPPMRVTKLVSEFKKAVQVPVDFHTHCTPGYGLAAVLSAIIAGADVVDTNIWNFAGGPAAPAIELIYLFTKKLGIEMDVNMEAVAKINKELYNIRQELADVDAGKNYPNPFNPLTDTLPAEIEAEFDKAIKNAKEGDEQELVRSCHAIEAYFNFPKPNELVKNAQIPGGMYTNMVAQLKALKSEDILEDAMKLIPQVRLDAGLPPLVTPTSQIVGAQAVNCAMDTKKGSAMYTNVSNQFISLVKGEYGETPIPVDPDFREKICGHKDERPFDTSTYKMQPNPVLDEFGGVKLAENEEEVLLLELFPMVAKNYLKGVKKAAWEAKQANNPATKEASSEAPKAVKKVSGKKITVPMPGRILQYLVKPGDKVEKDQPIAILEAMKMENSITSNYAGYVNSLLVDEGETVAADTAIMDIVSEPVTPSATSTTPNETAKAAQKATRPAKSITVPMPGKVLQYLVKQGDKIEKDQPVAILEAMKMENSITSNYAGYVNSLIVEEGETVAADTAIMNVVDQPVSPATSTEKAAPKAAPKATGPTKAVTVPMPGKILDIQVKPGDQVNKGQVVVILEAMKMENSISSDFAGTVNEIFVEVGDTVAADTKVLDLVQG, from the coding sequence ATGTCAAAGAAATTATTGATACGAGACCTAACACTCAGAGATGGTCAGCAGTCGTTATTTGCAACCAGAATGCGACAAGAGCAAATTGATCGCGTTTTACCTTTTTACAAGGATGCGAACTTTTATGCAATGGAAGTTTGGGGTGGAGCCGTACCAGACTCTGTAATGCGTTACTTAAACGAGAACCCATGGACACGTCTTCAGTCCATCAAAAAAGCCGTAGGAGACGTCAGCAAGCTTACTGCACTTTCACGCGGAAGAAACTTATTTGGATATACGCCATATACCAATGACATCATTGATGGTTTTTGTAAAAATGCAATTAGTTCTGGGTTAGGTATTATGCGTATTTTTGATGCGCTCAACGATATCAACAATGTAAAATCCACCATTAAATATGTAAAAGAACACGGTGGTATTGCAGACTGTGCTGTTTGTTACACCATTGATCCAGATTACAAGACTGCTTCAACTTCACAAGACGAAAAATCACTACCTAAGCCAGTATTTACAGACGAATATTTTGTAAACAAGGCCAAAGAACTTGAGAAGTTAGGAGCTGATATGATCACGATCAAAGATATGAGTGGTTTAATTCCTCCAATGCGCGTTACAAAATTAGTGAGTGAGTTCAAAAAAGCGGTTCAAGTACCTGTTGATTTTCACACACACTGTACGCCAGGCTATGGACTAGCAGCTGTATTATCTGCTATCATAGCAGGTGCTGATGTGGTAGATACTAACATCTGGAACTTTGCTGGTGGACCAGCTGCTCCTGCCATTGAATTAATATACCTATTCACAAAAAAATTAGGTATTGAAATGGATGTAAACATGGAAGCGGTTGCTAAAATCAACAAAGAATTATATAATATACGCCAAGAATTAGCGGATGTGGACGCTGGTAAAAACTACCCAAATCCATTTAATCCTCTCACAGACACACTTCCTGCAGAAATTGAAGCCGAATTTGACAAGGCGATTAAAAATGCCAAAGAAGGTGATGAACAAGAATTAGTACGTTCTTGCCATGCCATTGAAGCTTATTTTAATTTCCCTAAACCAAATGAATTGGTTAAAAATGCGCAGATACCTGGAGGAATGTATACCAACATGGTTGCACAGTTGAAGGCTCTTAAATCAGAAGATATTCTGGAAGACGCCATGAAACTGATTCCTCAAGTACGTTTAGACGCAGGTTTACCTCCATTGGTAACTCCCACTAGTCAGATCGTAGGTGCTCAGGCAGTAAACTGTGCCATGGACACTAAAAAAGGAAGTGCGATGTATACCAACGTATCTAACCAGTTTATTAGTCTGGTTAAAGGTGAGTATGGTGAAACACCTATTCCTGTGGATCCAGACTTCCGTGAAAAAATATGTGGACACAAAGATGAACGTCCGTTTGATACTTCTACTTATAAAATGCAGCCAAACCCTGTATTAGATGAATTTGGAGGCGTTAAACTAGCCGAAAACGAAGAAGAAGTGTTATTGCTTGAATTATTCCCAATGGTAGCCAAAAACTACCTGAAAGGTGTTAAGAAAGCTGCATGGGAAGCCAAACAAGCCAACAATCCAGCAACAAAAGAAGCTAGCTCTGAAGCTCCCAAAGCAGTAAAAAAAGTAAGCGGTAAAAAAATTACTGTTCCAATGCCAGGCAGAATTTTACAATATCTTGTAAAACCAGGTGACAAAGTAGAAAAAGATCAGCCAATAGCTATTTTAGAAGCTATGAAAATGGAAAATAGTATTACATCCAATTATGCTGGCTATGTAAATTCTCTGCTTGTAGACGAAGGTGAAACTGTCGCAGCCGACACTGCCATTATGGATATCGTAAGCGAACCTGTAACTCCATCTGCCACTTCTACTACTCCAAATGAAACAGCGAAAGCTGCACAAAAAGCAACAAGACCTGCGAAATCGATTACTGTTCCGATGCCTGGTAAAGTTCTACAATATCTTGTAAAACAAGGTGACAAAATCGAGAAAGATCAGCCTGTTGCCATATTGGAAGCTATGAAGATGGAAAACAGCATCACCTCAAACTATGCTGGATATGTAAACTCTCTAATAGTAGAAGAAGGCGAGACCGTTGCTGCTGACACTGCCATTATGAATGTTGTGGATCAGCCTGTGTCCCCTGCTACCAGTACAGAAAAAGCGGCCCCTAAAGCAGCTCCTAAAGCTACAGGTCCAACAAAAGCGGTTACAGTGCCAATGCCAGGCAAAATCCTTGATATACAAGTAAAACCAGGCGATCAGGTAAACAAAGGTCAAGTTGTTGTTATTCTTGAGGCCATGAAAATGGAAAACAGTATTTCATCTGACTTTGCCGGTACGGTTAACGAAATATTTGTTGAAGTGGGTGATACTGTTGCTGCAGACACCAAAGTACTTGACTTAGTTCAGGGTTAA
- a CDS encoding sensor histidine kinase, which produces MAFVLFFIKSIGVNPLTGNHTILLESFNTINEKEHTHTYLHINERGNIFLVIALALIGIGTSIKVTASWLNNEKEKNEIKKEKLNAELSYLKSQIDPHFFFNTLNNIYSLAQLKSDKTPQIILKLSELMRYNIYEANKEKVFLKDEINYVQNFIDLQRIRLAKSVDIDYYVRGKIGDKKIEPLIFLPFIENAFKHGIDYTNSCSIDIEISIEEQEITLLVINSTLSRKEKIAQQSGFGLRNIKKRLELLYKNQYTLDISENENKFMVKLTLYLNDH; this is translated from the coding sequence TTGGCATTCGTTTTATTTTTCATCAAATCCATAGGAGTCAATCCTCTTACAGGTAATCACACAATACTGCTTGAATCATTCAACACCATAAATGAGAAAGAGCATACACACACCTATCTGCATATAAACGAAAGAGGAAACATATTTTTAGTAATTGCATTGGCATTGATCGGAATCGGTACAAGCATCAAGGTAACCGCCAGTTGGCTAAATAATGAAAAAGAAAAAAACGAGATTAAAAAAGAAAAATTAAACGCTGAATTATCCTACCTTAAATCACAGATAGATCCGCATTTTTTCTTTAACACACTCAACAATATTTACTCTCTGGCACAATTAAAGTCAGACAAAACACCGCAAATTATATTAAAACTATCGGAGCTAATGCGTTATAATATATATGAAGCGAATAAAGAAAAGGTATTTTTAAAGGATGAGATCAACTACGTCCAAAATTTTATAGATTTACAGCGAATACGACTGGCCAAAAGTGTTGACATTGATTATTACGTAAGAGGAAAGATAGGTGACAAAAAAATAGAACCGCTCATTTTTTTACCTTTTATAGAAAATGCCTTTAAACATGGCATCGATTATACCAATAGTTGTTCCATCGATATTGAAATATCTATTGAAGAACAGGAAATAACCTTGCTGGTAATTAACAGTACACTTAGTCGTAAAGAAAAAATAGCCCAACAATCGGGTTTTGGATTAAGAAACATAAAGAAGAGACTGGAACTTTTGTATAAAAATCAATATACATTAGACATCAGCGAAAATGAAAATAAATTCATGGTAAAACTAACATTATATTTAAATGACCATTAA
- a CDS encoding putative LPS assembly protein LptD: protein MNHKIAISLTVTKHKLYHGMKPCLRTSSILLTVCFLYQLSFAQSNGDRALAVRDSIPPSARELELVQQPDSLTATSDSIKKSHHSEGLGIDAEVKYTAKDSIILHNGNIAKGESRKVYLFGDAEVKYQDITLTAACIELDLDSSLTYAYGLEDSTGVVTGLPVFTDRQGSYEMKTIKYNFKSEKALIEHVVTEQGEGYVVSSLAKKSPDDSFSIKNGHYSTCDNHEHPHFYLNMTKAKVIPGKKIITGPAYLVIEDIPIYPIGIPFGFVPSTSSYSSGIIMPSYGQEQTRGIFLRDGGYYWAASDYFDVAVTGDLYANSSWGARFASKYKKRYAYSGSFNLNYIVNVTSEKDLPDYSKSKDFSLTWSHRQDTKANPYQTFSASVNYSSSSYDRNNVSSIINANLLATNTKRSSISYSRRFPNAGINFSANLLASQNTSDTTVSFTSPDLTLTLNRIFPFKRKDKVGSQDAWYEKLSLSYTGNVKNYISAKEYEIGDKAFPSEWQNGLKHSVPVSLNLKMLKYFTLTPSFNYTERWYTKSITKEWDEDSESVVNADTTTGFKRVYDYSYSVSTSTKFYAFFTPWKKLFGDKVSKIRHVMTPSASLSYRPDFGEEKYGYYDWFEYYNPDQDSIIRYDYSLYDGALYGTPGRGKSGSLGLSLGNTLEMKVKSDRDTTGFKKIKILEGLNFSTSHNFMADSLKWSKVNMSGRTKILGTSINFGATFDPYALDTSATGSPIRINTSHYKATGKPLRLESANLNFGVSIGSEKIKKWLEKRRGESNPEEEEEAEFPEDEDMINPLDRIDKVEDAFADTRGTDRGSSQIADDGYTKFEFPWNLSLNYSFRMVNGDFDKQKMAYKRKVTSDINLNGDFSLTPKWKFSFSSGYNFDTKEISHTNLRISRDLHCWGMSFNLVPVGAYKSYFFSINVNSSILQDLKYEKRSSARDNASYY from the coding sequence TTGAATCACAAAATCGCTATTTCATTGACTGTTACTAAACACAAACTATATCATGGCATGAAGCCATGCCTGCGGACTTCGTCAATCTTACTGACGGTCTGTTTCTTATATCAGTTATCCTTTGCCCAGAGTAATGGCGATCGGGCATTGGCTGTTCGGGATAGTATTCCTCCATCGGCCAGAGAGCTTGAGCTTGTTCAACAACCGGACAGTTTAACAGCGACTTCAGACTCCATCAAAAAGAGCCATCATAGCGAAGGCCTTGGCATTGATGCCGAAGTAAAATACACTGCCAAAGATTCTATTATATTACACAATGGAAATATTGCAAAAGGAGAATCAAGAAAAGTTTATTTATTTGGTGATGCAGAAGTTAAATACCAAGACATTACTTTAACAGCTGCCTGTATAGAACTAGATTTGGACAGCAGCTTAACCTATGCCTATGGCCTCGAAGATTCCACAGGGGTAGTTACAGGATTACCCGTTTTTACGGATCGACAGGGATCGTACGAAATGAAAACCATCAAATATAACTTTAAAAGTGAAAAAGCGCTTATTGAACATGTGGTAACTGAGCAAGGCGAAGGATATGTGGTGAGTAGTCTGGCAAAGAAATCACCCGATGATTCTTTCTCCATAAAAAACGGTCACTACAGCACCTGTGATAACCATGAGCATCCTCACTTTTACCTTAACATGACCAAGGCCAAAGTTATTCCTGGCAAAAAAATCATTACCGGCCCTGCCTATCTGGTGATTGAAGACATACCTATATATCCCATTGGTATACCTTTCGGATTTGTTCCATCCACATCCAGTTATAGCTCGGGTATTATTATGCCATCCTATGGTCAAGAACAAACCCGGGGTATTTTCTTACGTGACGGGGGATACTATTGGGCAGCCAGTGATTATTTTGATGTGGCAGTGACCGGCGACTTATATGCCAACAGCTCCTGGGGTGCACGTTTTGCTTCTAAATATAAGAAACGCTACGCATACAGTGGCAGCTTTAATTTAAACTATATTGTAAATGTAACCAGCGAAAAGGATTTACCTGATTACAGTAAATCAAAGGATTTTTCACTCACATGGTCCCATAGACAAGATACCAAGGCCAATCCATACCAGACTTTTTCTGCCAGCGTTAACTACTCCAGTAGTTCTTACGACAGAAATAACGTAAGTAGCATCATCAACGCCAACCTTTTAGCAACCAACACCAAGCGATCAAGTATATCGTACAGCCGACGATTCCCCAACGCAGGTATAAACTTCTCTGCAAACCTATTGGCATCACAAAACACCAGTGATACTACTGTTAGCTTTACATCGCCGGACTTAACACTTACCTTGAACCGCATCTTTCCTTTCAAGAGAAAAGATAAGGTCGGAAGTCAGGATGCATGGTATGAAAAACTCAGTTTGTCCTATACCGGGAATGTAAAAAATTATATTAGTGCAAAAGAATATGAAATTGGAGACAAAGCATTTCCAAGCGAATGGCAAAATGGGCTGAAGCATAGCGTTCCCGTATCTTTGAATTTAAAGATGTTAAAATATTTTACCCTAACACCATCCTTTAATTACACAGAAAGATGGTATACAAAATCCATTACAAAAGAATGGGACGAGGATTCCGAAAGCGTTGTCAATGCCGATACTACAACAGGTTTTAAAAGGGTATATGACTATAGTTATTCTGTAAGCACTTCCACTAAATTCTATGCATTCTTTACTCCCTGGAAAAAATTATTTGGAGATAAAGTAAGTAAAATCAGACATGTAATGACGCCCTCGGCCAGCTTATCATACCGACCAGATTTTGGAGAGGAAAAATATGGCTATTACGATTGGTTTGAATATTATAATCCTGATCAGGATTCTATTATCCGATATGATTATTCTCTTTACGACGGCGCCTTATATGGGACTCCAGGAAGAGGAAAGTCGGGTTCCTTGGGGCTATCACTAGGTAACACCCTTGAAATGAAGGTGAAAAGTGATCGTGACACCACCGGATTCAAGAAAATAAAAATATTAGAAGGACTTAATTTTTCAACCTCTCACAACTTTATGGCCGACTCTTTAAAATGGTCCAAAGTTAATATGAGTGGACGAACAAAAATTTTAGGAACAAGCATTAACTTCGGCGCCACCTTTGACCCTTACGCCCTGGACACCAGTGCTACAGGATCGCCCATTCGTATCAACACATCTCATTACAAAGCAACAGGTAAGCCATTACGTTTAGAATCTGCCAATCTTAACTTCGGTGTTTCAATTGGATCTGAGAAAATTAAAAAATGGCTCGAAAAACGCAGAGGAGAATCGAACCCAGAAGAAGAGGAGGAAGCGGAATTTCCAGAAGACGAAGATATGATCAACCCACTGGATAGAATCGACAAAGTAGAAGATGCTTTTGCAGACACCAGGGGTACAGATAGAGGCAGTTCACAAATTGCGGATGACGGATACACCAAATTCGAGTTTCCATGGAACTTATCTTTAAACTATAGTTTTAGAATGGTTAATGGAGATTTTGACAAGCAAAAGATGGCTTATAAACGTAAAGTTACCTCAGATATAAATCTGAATGGAGACTTCTCATTAACGCCCAAATGGAAATTCTCATTTTCATCGGGCTACAACTTCGACACCAAAGAAATATCACATACAAACCTTAGAATATCACGAGATTTACATTGCTGGGGCATGAGCTTTAACTTAGTTCCGGTTGGGGCATACAAATCATACTTTTTCTCCATTAACGTAAACTCCTCCATTCTTCAGGATTTAAAATACGAAAAACGCAGTAGTGCGAGAGACAACGCTAGCTACTATTAA
- a CDS encoding SLC13 family permease: protein MQHFDVIIVFVVLVFILISLYKELLGAAFTFFVAVMVLGFFGVLTPSEILAGFANEQIAVIMMLLLLGDAIRQISVIEIFFSRIFPRTSGYRGFLSRIMFWIGGFSAFLNNTPLVAVMMPYVHNWSKRNNISPSKLLLPLSYAAILGGCVTLIGTSTNLIVNGMVIDQTIFPDMEPLHMFDFFWVGFPMLIIGFLYLFFFAHKLLPDRNPLNQEITESERKYMVEAVVRKSSKLIGKTVEECGFSNERGLFLAEVMRGKYTLQVFDKDFVLEAGDLLRFAGESEEIANLLSDGSGLTLPTVGMMSKLKRADVVEIVISHNSSLISKQVKEVNFRGKYDSVLLAMHRNGERVIGKLEEVKLKAGDVILLLAGDDFMSRSQDDIDFYLISKVKEVRKPERYKIWTLFGGTLLAIFLSALNLIPLFMGLLVVLVVINILKVVSAKDLPKNIDYNLAVIIALSLALGTAMIKTGVADMVADVLISIFFPLGKIAVLTGIYLITTLLAAYITNKAAVAIVFPISLTAAHTLGLNPLPFALVVSFAAAANFLTPIGYQTNLMVYGPGGYNFKDFFKIGWPLTIIYMVVTIVILNYMYF, encoded by the coding sequence ATGCAGCATTTTGATGTAATCATTGTATTTGTCGTCCTAGTATTTATCTTAATATCGCTATATAAAGAGCTTTTAGGAGCTGCTTTTACTTTTTTTGTAGCAGTAATGGTATTGGGTTTTTTTGGTGTTTTAACGCCTAGTGAGATATTGGCAGGTTTTGCCAATGAGCAAATTGCAGTCATCATGATGCTGTTATTGTTAGGCGATGCCATACGGCAAATATCTGTTATTGAAATATTTTTTAGCAGAATCTTTCCCAGAACCAGTGGGTATAGGGGGTTCTTGTCGCGTATTATGTTTTGGATAGGTGGTTTTTCTGCCTTTCTGAACAACACTCCCTTGGTAGCCGTGATGATGCCTTATGTGCATAATTGGAGCAAGCGTAATAATATTTCCCCATCGAAACTTCTTCTGCCTTTGTCATATGCTGCTATTCTTGGAGGTTGTGTGACTTTGATAGGTACCTCAACCAATTTAATTGTTAATGGGATGGTCATTGATCAAACCATTTTTCCGGATATGGAACCCTTGCATATGTTCGATTTCTTTTGGGTAGGTTTTCCAATGTTGATTATTGGTTTTTTATATCTTTTCTTTTTTGCGCATAAATTATTGCCTGATAGAAATCCTCTTAATCAGGAAATTACTGAATCTGAACGTAAATATATGGTGGAAGCTGTGGTCCGAAAATCCTCTAAGCTAATCGGTAAGACAGTGGAGGAATGTGGTTTTTCAAATGAACGAGGATTGTTTTTGGCCGAAGTGATGAGAGGTAAGTATACCTTACAGGTTTTTGATAAGGATTTTGTGCTGGAAGCAGGTGACTTATTACGATTTGCCGGAGAGTCAGAGGAAATAGCGAATTTATTGTCGGATGGGAGTGGACTTACTTTGCCTACGGTAGGAATGATGAGTAAACTCAAGAGAGCAGATGTTGTTGAGATTGTTATCTCACACAATTCATCACTCATCTCTAAACAGGTTAAGGAAGTTAATTTCAGGGGTAAATATGATTCTGTGCTCCTGGCAATGCATCGTAATGGAGAGCGTGTTATTGGTAAGCTTGAAGAGGTGAAGTTGAAGGCCGGTGATGTGATTCTTCTTTTGGCAGGTGATGATTTTATGTCTCGTTCTCAGGATGATATCGATTTTTATCTTATTTCTAAGGTGAAAGAAGTGCGTAAGCCTGAACGGTATAAAATATGGACTTTATTTGGGGGCACTCTGTTGGCTATCTTTTTATCAGCATTGAATCTGATCCCTCTTTTTATGGGACTGTTGGTTGTGTTGGTTGTGATTAATATTTTGAAAGTGGTGAGTGCTAAGGATCTTCCTAAGAATATAGATTATAACTTGGCTGTTATTATTGCTTTATCCTTGGCGTTAGGTACGGCAATGATTAAAACAGGAGTAGCCGATATGGTGGCTGATGTCTTGATCTCCATATTCTTTCCCTTGGGGAAAATAGCAGTATTAACAGGTATATATCTGATTACAACATTATTGGCTGCTTATATTACGAATAAGGCAGCAGTGGCTATTGTATTCCCTATTTCTTTGACTGCTGCCCATACCTTGGGTCTGAATCCCTTGCCTTTTGCTTTAGTGGTTTCTTTTGCTGCTGCAGCTAACTTTTTGACTCCCATTGGTTACCAAACCAACTTGATGGTGTACGGACCTGGAGGTTATAATTTTAAGGATTTTTTTAAAATAGGCTGGCCACTGACAATCATTTATATGGTCGTTACTATTGTTATTTTAAATTATATGTATTTTTGA
- a CDS encoding LytR/AlgR family response regulator transcription factor: MTINCIIVDDEPLAQDLIENYVSKIPFLILKAKCSSAFEAFDCLRKYDINLVFLDIHMPNVTGLDFIKSIETKPMFIFTTAYSEHAIEAFDLNAIDYLVKPIPFDRFLKAANKAINYHSLKNQSSLAEATAKLEVQKQDYFFIKVDYKERKINFADILYIEGLKDYIKIHLMSSSKPIVTHNSLKNILLTIQDHGFVRVHKSFIVSIHHIKSITKNRIVINDQWIPIGEIYKEEFLNKIK, encoded by the coding sequence ATGACCATTAACTGTATTATAGTTGACGATGAACCTTTAGCCCAGGATTTAATAGAAAACTATGTTTCTAAAATTCCGTTCTTAATATTAAAGGCCAAATGCAGCTCTGCATTTGAAGCCTTTGACTGTCTGCGCAAATACGATATAAACCTGGTATTTTTAGACATTCACATGCCCAACGTAACGGGTCTTGATTTCATCAAAAGTATTGAGACGAAACCCATGTTTATATTTACAACAGCATACTCAGAACATGCCATTGAAGCATTTGACCTGAATGCGATAGATTACTTGGTTAAACCCATCCCTTTCGACCGTTTTTTAAAGGCGGCCAACAAAGCTATTAACTACCATTCTCTCAAAAACCAAAGCTCCTTGGCAGAAGCTACAGCCAAATTAGAAGTACAAAAGCAAGATTATTTTTTCATCAAAGTAGACTATAAAGAGCGAAAAATAAATTTTGCAGACATTTTGTACATTGAAGGACTCAAAGATTACATAAAAATTCACCTGATGAGCTCCTCCAAACCCATTGTAACACACAACTCCCTCAAAAACATATTACTTACCATACAAGACCATGGCTTTGTGCGCGTGCACAAATCGTTTATTGTTTCTATTCATCACATAAAATCAATCACTAAAAACCGAATTGTTATAAACGACCAGTGGATTCCAATTGGGGAAATATACAAAGAAGAGTTCTTAAATAAAATCAAGTAA